Part of the Candidatus Palauibacter australiensis genome, CTCACGGTAGACCCCGCGCCCGACCGCCACAACCACACAGGGGCCGAAACCGCTAGCTTCCAGGGCCAGGGTTTGGTACGCTGCGCTGGAGTCGGAAGGGGGTTTACATGTTGTCCATACAGCTTCCAGAAGAGATCGAAGCGCGACTCGACCGTCTCGCAAGGAAGACGGGCCGCACGAAGAGCGACTATGCGTGTGAAGCCATCCTTGAGAAGATCGAG contains:
- a CDS encoding ribbon-helix-helix protein, CopG family, translated to MLSIQLPEEIEARLDRLARKTGRTKSDYACEAILEKIEDLEDVYLAEQVLDRIRKGERRPGRDHVGRRGPPERRR